Genomic DNA from Streptomyces sp. GS7:
CACGACGACGGCGAGCACCCCGGAGGCCCCGACCTGCTCGGCGGCCGCGTAGGCGGTGAACGGGATGAGCAGCGAGAGGGTGTTCTCCAGGAGGGCCGACTCCCGCAGCCGGCAGCGCAGCCAGTGCAGCGGCACCATCAGGACGACACCGATGCCGATGCCGCCCAGGGAGGCGACCGCGAACTGCCTGATGCCGTCGCCCCAGGTGGCGCCGGCCCCCAGCGCGGCGGCCAGCGCCACCTTGTACGCGGTGATCGCGGTAGCGTCGTTGACCAGCGATTCGCCCTGGAGGATCGTCGTGATCCGGTGCGGCAGCCGCAGTCTGCGGGCGATCGCGGTGGCCGCGACGGCGTCCGGCGGCGCGACGACGGCGCCCAGGACGAGCGCGGCGGTCAGCGGAAGATCCGGGATGACCAGGTAGGCCACGTAGCCGACGGCCAGCGTCGCGAACAGCACATAGCCGAACGACAGCAGCGCCACCGGCCGCAGGTTGGCCCGCAGGTCCAGATAGGAGCTGTCGAGCGCGGCGGTGTGCAGCAGCGGGGGCAGCAGCAGCGGCAGCACGACGTGCGGGTCGAGGGTGTAGTCCGGGATCCCCGGGATGTACGCGGCGCCGAGCCCCGCGGCCACCAGCAGCAGCGGCGCCGGCACCGGCGTGCGCCGCGCCAGCCCGGCGACCCCCGCGCTCCCCGCGACCAGCAACAGCAGCGGCATCACGTCCATCGGCCCGTCCCGTCCCGTCCCGGTATCCTCCGTCGGTCCTCCCGGCGATCTAACCTGGCCATCATGAGCGAGTGCACGCATGTTCCCGACCTCCCGCGCGCCGAACCGGCACCGCTGAGCGACACCTGCCTGGAGTGCCTGGCCGCCGGGAGCCATCCCGTCCAGCTGCGGCTCTGCCTGGTCTGCGGCCACGTCGGCTGCTGCGACTCCTCGCCGTACCGGCACGCGACCGCGCACTACGAGGAGACCGGCCACCCGGTGATGCGGTCGTTCGAGCCGGGCGACTCGTGGCGCTGGTGCTTCGCGGACCAGACCCTGGTGTGAGGCCCCGGCCTGCCGGCACCCCCGTGAGCCGCACACCGCTGCCCGGCGCCCGTCAGGTTCTGTCCGACGCCGACCCACCGGACAGGCCCTAGCCTTGCCGCATGATCCGCGAAGCGACCCCCGAGGACATACCGGTCATCCTGGCCATGATCGGCGAACTGGCCGCCTACGAACGCGTCCCGGAGGCCGCCCGGGCCACCGAAACGCAGCTCGGGGATGCCCTGTTCGGCCCCCAGCCGGCCGTCTTCGCGCTGCTGGCCGAGGCCGACGGCGTCCCCGTGGGCTTCGCTCTGTGGTTCCGGAACTTCTCGACGTGGACGGGCACGCACGGTATCTATCTGGAGGACCTGTACGTGCGCCCCGGGGCGCGCGGCGGCGGTCACGGCAAGGCCCTGCTGGCGGCCCTCGCGAAGATCTGCACGGACCGCGGATACGAGCGTTTCGAGTGGTCAGTCCTCGATTGGAACGAACCGTCCATCGGTTTTTACCGATCCATCGGCGCCCGACCCATGGACGAATGGACCGTCTTCCGGCTCACTGGAGAGGAGCTGCACGACCTGGCCGGCACGGCAGAGGTCAACGGAGCGTAATCGGCTGCGATTTGACAGCTTCGACCCCTACCACTGTCCGTGCCCGAGGTTTTACACTCAGTGACAGACGCGACGCCGGGCGAGCCCGGGCCGTCTCCGTCCGGATGGCTGCCCTGCTCCTTCCGGGCGACACCGGCCCGCGGATCGCGATAGCGTCACAGCCGAACCATGTGCCGCGCCGGATCGTTCTCCTTTCACCCGACGGGAGGGCTGCCCGGCACGGACACCCCCGAAGAACGCGAACACCAAGAGCATTCATCACGCATTCCAGCTCAACCAGCTTGTGCCACCTTGGAGGTGAGGGTGTCCCAGATCGCAGGCGAGCCCGGGACTGTGGACTTCGTGGAAGTCCGTCTGCCCGCTGCGGGTGCCTACCTGTCAGTGCTGCGTACGGCCACGGCCGGACTCGCAGCCCGCTTGGACTTCACCCTCGACGAGATCGAGGATCTGCGCATCGCGGTCGACGAAGCCTGCGCGATCCTGCTGCAACAGGCCGTCCCCGGCAGTGTGCTGAGCTGCGTCTTCCGTCTCATCGACGACGCACTCCAGGTGACGGTGTCGGCCCCGACGACGGACGGCCGCGCTCCCGAGCGCGACACCTTCGCCTGGACGGTGCTCTCCGCGCTGGCCGGCAAGGTCGACTCCACCGTCGCCGAGGACCGAACGGTCACCATCAGTCTGTACAAGGAGCGCGGCGCCGGTCCCGGACCGTCATGAC
This window encodes:
- a CDS encoding GNAT family N-acetyltransferase gives rise to the protein MIREATPEDIPVILAMIGELAAYERVPEAARATETQLGDALFGPQPAVFALLAEADGVPVGFALWFRNFSTWTGTHGIYLEDLYVRPGARGGGHGKALLAALAKICTDRGYERFEWSVLDWNEPSIGFYRSIGARPMDEWTVFRLTGEELHDLAGTAEVNGA
- a CDS encoding anti-sigma regulatory factor; the protein is MSQIAGEPGTVDFVEVRLPAAGAYLSVLRTATAGLAARLDFTLDEIEDLRIAVDEACAILLQQAVPGSVLSCVFRLIDDALQVTVSAPTTDGRAPERDTFAWTVLSALAGKVDSTVAEDRTVTISLYKERGAGPGPS
- a CDS encoding UBP-type zinc finger domain-containing protein, giving the protein MSECTHVPDLPRAEPAPLSDTCLECLAAGSHPVQLRLCLVCGHVGCCDSSPYRHATAHYEETGHPVMRSFEPGDSWRWCFADQTLV